CACCTCACTGAAGGTCACGGACGTGAATGGAGTTCAACAGACCGACCAACTCCCGCTGGTGCAGGACCCATTGACAGAGGTCGGGAGCGGTCATAAGTTGCGGCGACGTTACCGGAAAGGTCACGAAAGTTCTCGGTCACATCTATGCCTGCCGTACTGCCCCCCGTGCGATGAAAGGCCCTCCATGAGTTCCCCGACCGTGACCGGCGAGGTGAAGCACAGCTCACCCGCCCGGCCCGATCGCCCCCCGCCCCCTGCCGGGAAGCACCCCTCCGGCCGCCGCACCTGGCGCCAGTCACTGCGCCGCGACTGGCAGTTGTACTCGCTGGCCGTGCTGCCCGTGACGTTCTTCCTGGTCTTCCGCTATCTGCCGATGATCGGCAACGTCATCGCGTTCCGCCGCTTCCAGCCGGGCGGGTCCGTCCTCGGCGAGCACTGGGTGGGCCTTCGCTATGTGCAGATGTTTCTCGAAGACCCCACGTTCTGGCAGGTGTTCCGCAACACGCTCTGGATCGGTCTGCTGACGCTGGCCTTCTGCTTCCCGATCCCGATCGTGCTCGCGCTGCTGCTCAACGAGGTCCGCACCCGGGCCCTGAAGCGCTTCGTGCAGTCGGTGTCGTACCTGCCGCACTTCCTCTCCGTCGTGATCGTCGCGGGCATGACGATGCAGATGCTCTCCGGGGACGGTCCGGTCAACCACGCCCTGACGTATCTCGGGCACGACAAGATCTCGTTCCTCCAGGAGGCCGGCTGGTTCCGCACGGTCTACGTCTCTTCGGAGATCTGGCAGACCGCGGGCTGGGGCACGATCCTCTATCTCGCCGCACTGACCACCATCGACCAGGATCTGTACGAGGCGGCGCGCATCGACGGTGCCAACCGCTGGCAGCAGATGTGGCACGTCACGCTGCCCGGCATCCGCCCGACCATGATCACGCTGCTGATCCTCAACATCGGCGCGTTCATGGCGGTCGGCTTCGAGAAGATCATGCTGCTCTACAACCCGCTGACGTACTCGACGGGCGACGTGGTCTCCACGTACCTCTACCGGACCGGCATCGAGTCCAACAGCTTCAGCTACGCGGCCGCCATCGGCCTCTTCGAGGCGGTCATCGGCCTGGTCCTGATCACGACCGCCAACCGGCTGTCGCGCCGCACAGTGGGGACGAGCCTGTGGTGACCCTGACCAGGCCCGCGCCGGCCGAGCGTCCCCGGCGCCCCGGGCGATCCGGGCGCTCCGTGCACGCGGTCTCGCGCGGCTACCGCGTCTTCCAGACGGTCAACGCCGTCATCCTCACGGGCGTCGTGGTCGTGACGCTCTATCCGTTCATCAACATCATCGCCCGCTCGTTCAGCGCCGAGTCCCAGATCCGGGCGGGCGAGGTGAACCTGTGGCC
The sequence above is drawn from the Streptomyces sp. NBC_01465 genome and encodes:
- a CDS encoding ABC transporter permease, producing the protein MTGEVKHSSPARPDRPPPPAGKHPSGRRTWRQSLRRDWQLYSLAVLPVTFFLVFRYLPMIGNVIAFRRFQPGGSVLGEHWVGLRYVQMFLEDPTFWQVFRNTLWIGLLTLAFCFPIPIVLALLLNEVRTRALKRFVQSVSYLPHFLSVVIVAGMTMQMLSGDGPVNHALTYLGHDKISFLQEAGWFRTVYVSSEIWQTAGWGTILYLAALTTIDQDLYEAARIDGANRWQQMWHVTLPGIRPTMITLLILNIGAFMAVGFEKIMLLYNPLTYSTGDVVSTYLYRTGIESNSFSYAAAIGLFEAVIGLVLITTANRLSRRTVGTSLW